The genome window TGGATGTGGCCTCTTCATCAGAAATGTGGCTATGGGATATcgccagtgtgtgtgtgagagagaggggggcagtCTTGTGCCCTGAAGAGTTTATTCTCAACATTTTTGCAGCCCGGAGTTCTGCTTGGCCCCAGCTTTGGGGTTGACTTCTCTTCCCGGCTTTTTCATAGCAGCTTCATTTGCAGAGGTTACCGGGtggagttcctcttcccccatccCCAGTATGGAAATAAACACAATCACCTCCAAGTGATTTGTTTATTACATTAATCACTGCATTTTCTGCTCCATGACCAGCCACAGCAGGAAAGAAAAGTGGTAGAATGAAAATGATAACATTGTCGACAATATTATGACGTCAGCCCACCAAGTCCTTCCTTCAAAAACCCCACAGTGACGTAGCATAACTTGTGTTTTGTCCCTCGGAGGCTGTCTCCTTGTAATGTGAGGAATCCCACAGTCTGAACTTCGGTGAGATGGGAATGGGGTGGCCAAACTCTCTTCCTGGCCAGGTTTCTGTGCCTTGAACTACCAGAGGTCCAACAGGTGAATCCAGCAGCCCAGAGCAGGTAGAAGCTCTGCCTGGGTGATGGGACGGGAAGAATCAGCTGCAGAAAAGAGAAGTTGTTAACCGGTTACTGGTAGCAATCTGTGATTCATTCCTGTCAGTTCGAGAGACGGGAGTGGGACCAGCAGTGTGGTTTGCTGATAATGGTTAAGCTTACCTTGAAACTTTAtttctttctgtattttaaaCAAATTTTTTTAATCCCACTTTTCTGAAAATGTGCAAAGTGAATGGGTAACTTTTCCTGTGGGTTTAGCCTGTATTCCTTAAATCTGCAACAGAAAAGCatgaactgttttttaaaaaatgtaaaaataggAACTTAtaaacagtgaaattctaaaaaTAGTAGAAAAATCTGTTAAGACAGATGATGCATTTCCTTTGGAGAACAGATCATGCATAAAAAGAAAATGTGGCAAGAGTAATAGAGGGTGGATTCTGACATGACAGTTGGGCTCTTCTCTACTCCCAAACACTAAAAAGATGTCAGATCTACTCCCAAACAAGCTACTCTGAGTCTCTATATATCCCTCAGTGGGCTGTACACATTTCCGTAAGTGCAACAACTGGAAAAAGTGCCCCCATGATAGCGGAAATCCCTGCCAGGTTCTGTGAGTTGCATCCATCATGGTCTGATGTCCACTGAGCTTTTTCATGTACGTCAGAGATCATAAAGAACCTAGCTTGCAGGGCCAGAACAAAGATCCACCCTAGAGTAGCCAACTGGATACCTCCAGAAAGCTTCCAAAGCAGGACATGAAGTCCAGTTCCTCGTTTGACCTGAGGTGTGGCATTCAGAGGTAGGTTGCACTGATCAGGGAGGTTTTATTTAGCCATCATAGCTAGTAATGGTCGACAGGTGTAACCTTCCCAGTGACTTCGTCTAAAACTGTGTTTAAAGCCATCAAACATAGTGACCATTGCTGTATCTTGTAGTAGCGAGGTCCATATGTTAATTGATGTGTGATGTGAATGCGGTATGGTGAAAACCAAGTGACTAGCTCTCATGTTTGAAGTGACATGTAATGCACAAGAGCAGTGTTTCCCTGATGATGTCAGTGGCTTGAAAAGAGAAGCCAGCCGTCCCTAATGATAgacgattaaaaaaaaaaaccactgccACAACCACACGGCCGCAGGAGTTTGAGCATAAACAAACGCCTCCTTGGAAAGGGCATTCCTTCCTCATTCTTCACTCAAGATTACAGATGATAAAGTGACTGAGAAACCATTGATTGGGTTGCTTCAGACAATACGACGGCAGAGGACGCCGTCTTGGGAGGGAGGGGTCTTGGGCTCAGCGGGTCATTTTGTATAATCAAAATGACGTGTGATTGCATTGGAGGCAATTGAAATTGGCCTGGTTTGCTGGCAGAGGGTGGAGAGTGCATTTCTAGGATAAGCCAGGCATGGCAGCCCACCGTGGACTAGAACCCCTGTGGCTGTGGTGGGTGGCCTGTTTGGCTTAGTGGGTTACCTGCACCTTTGGCATGCTCTGGGTTCTGTGGGTTTCCTGTCCCTTTTCTGCTGCAGTTCTGCTGTGTCTGCAGTGGCCCAAAGAATGCGGATTCTCTGGCCCTCCCATATCCGAATGATTCAAACAAGTGAGCCAAGCCAAATGCTGGCAGGCCTTTCGAGGACATCATTCCAGGAAACTGTATGGGATTCCACTGGGGTCTTTCTGGCCACAAGCCCAGGGCACTAAAAAGATGTCAGATCATGGGCCACTTGCCAAGGATTTATTTCTCCAGTCTACAGGGGCATTTCTGATTAATTGTGCTTGGGCTCCCAGTGGTGTCTTTTGGGGAGTGGCTGGGCTACAGGCAGGGGGGATGCCCAGCAGCCTTATTAATCACCAGATAGTGAAACATGGGCGATAGACGGTGACATGCCACCGTTTCCTGTCTGCTCGTGCCACAGCAGCCGAGACCATACGCTTGCTTAGTTTGGAGTTACCTAGAATGATGCAGTGCAGCACCCAACTGCGCAAACCCTTTTACCGGGCTTGGATTGACAGATGTACTCTGGGAGCACTGCAGATTCGGATTGGGACTGTGGTGTGTAGGGAGAGGGGGCTTAAGGCATCCCCGCCCCCAGGGCTGTTTTCTCAAACTGAAGCAGTTGCGTTGAGAAAGCTTTCTTGCATTTATGTTAAGTTTCCCCAAGGGAGGAAATAAGGGCTGTTTCCAGCTGAGAAAAtgctatggtgtgtgtgtggggggggggcttaacccCACTCTCCTCAAGTGCCAGACCTGGTCCACGTTGGCCCTGCACATGAATAGGCAGTGTGGAACTCCCAGGGCACATCCGTTGACCTTATCCAGAGAAAAATGTATTGGGTAGCTCTCCTGCTGTTGCTACTAACAGAAgtgaaggatgggggggggggcgggattgatAATTTGGAAAGCTCCTCTGGGATTCCATAAAATCCCAGGGGCTTGGGAGCTTCCCATTacgcccctcccctccttttgacTCTCAACTGCTCTCCAGCCTGTGCCTTCTGGAGCACGCTCTCTCCTCATCAGGCAggtattcaattttttaaaaaatcaaagaatttacGAACATGCATTTTCCTGCCTACCTGGGGATTCTGTGAGTACTTACCACTCTCCTCCTGGTCCTGGTTGATCTAGTTTCATTGCTTTTGTAATTAGCACAAGTCACACAGTTTATCACCCAGTGGTGCTGGTAGGGGTCCCGTTACCTTGTTTCCCTTCTTCATAGAGTTTATTTTTAGTACCTGGTTTTCTGCCAGGTGTTTCCTCTCCTGGGGAAACCCATTTTCTCATGGGTTCCTATTTCCTTGTATGGGTTTGGGTGATGAGGAGAAAACCCCAAGTGACAAAGCTGGTGAAATGCCAACCTAAAGCAAGAATGCCCTGCCCTCTGCGGAGTGGGCCGCTGGAGTTTGGAAGAGCCAAAGCTCTGTCTCCAGGATTCAAATGGGATTTCCAGGGAAGAGGCAGAGATGGGCAGCGGAGACGCACTTCAGAATCCGCAGGCAGTCAGGTGAGCTTGAAAAATAAGACCAAGGATGGTGTGAGTGACTGTCAGGTGGATAGATGCTGCCAGTGACTGCAGTCCGTCCAGCACCTGCCCAGAGCCGGCAGGGCCTCGGGCCAGACCCAAGTGCTGGAGATGCTTTGAACTTTGCCCCAAACCACTGCTGAGTGGTTCAGATGCAGCTGTGAAGCAAAAAACCAATCCAACGAGCTGCTTGGCCCGAGGAGGAAAAGCAGGTGACAGTCTTAGGCTGAgggtggggagggaatggagtTCTTGGCTCAGGTTTTCTGACGCCGCTGTTCTCAAGATGGCCGGGGAActgaagttgccctgaagggtgagCAGAGACCCACAGGCGCCTTGCCTTTGGCCATGAACTCACTCGATGTGTTTGGGCAGCCCTCTTATCTGCAAAGACGATATTGGGCCTACCTCACAGATCAGTTGTAAGGTTTAATGAGACAGTATTTGTGACTTCTGAACACTCATCAAATGCAATATTGGGCTTGGAAATAGCTGGCTGTTTATTTGCCTGCGGCAAGACAAAATGGTCTCTAGGCAACCAAATATGGAAGCTTTGGGGCTAGTGAAAATGTCACTTTTCTGGAAATGTTGTACatataaatgctaaatataaGCTGAAGGTGTTTAGCAAGCACTTAAGTTATAAGCACCGATTGCAATCTGCACCACTGCCATAGCTGCCCCCTTTTAATAGGCTAATAATAATTAGCTAGATCCCTCTCCTGGCCCTTAGTTGTCtggattacacacacacacacgcacacgcacacacttaaGTGGATATAACAACTCTGCAAACCTCACAGGCATATTATGGAAATGGAATtaaagcttatttttaaaaatcaaaacaaaacaccccATTTTTTGACATGAATTATTAAATGATTGTTGTTACAAACAGGCTGATGTGGCTCCAAAGACACTTCTGAGCATTAAAAGCTGAATCCATAATTACATTACATTACCAATGACTGGAAGCATGAGAAAACAATCCCTTTTGTGCCTTAATAATTTAACAATTtaaaagtgcttttaaaaaagttgttcTGCATGTCAGGCTTTGTTCTGGAAGGTGCATTATTCCTGTTTTACACCCAGCAGAATCAAGGCAGAGACTGACTTGTTTTGAGGTGAACAAATGTGTCTGTGGAGGAGAAGGGGAATTGGACTCTATTCTCTCAGGCGCAGGGCTGCCACCTTGTTCTTCTGTCCAGTGTGCCATTAACTGCTGTTTGATACAGGGTGTGTGCATGTTTTCTAATGGTTAGTCAAACTTCCATTCAACAGCATTTCCTGTGTAATTTCTCCTGGATAGGTTTCTCTTTTGAGCAGCAGGGCTAGAAGGAAGGGAGTAGCAAGCCATATTTGAAGATGAAAGTTAGCTGTGCTAGTGGCCTGGTACGtttttctgccttcctctccaCTTAGAGACCTGGCTTGACTTGCTCACTTGAGCCACCTGAAACAAGGGATTTTCCCTATCTCTTGTGGCAAACCTGTCCCATGCCCTCTTTGCGAGACAGAAACCTTGCAGGAGGGGGTACGGTAGAAGTCAAAGCATGACATGATTCCAGAATCTAATCTCCCCAGTCTCTTTAAAGTAAATCCTAATTTAATAAGATAAAACTGGAAAAACATACCAGGGCCTTTGCCAAAACACTGGAAGGCAGGAACCACTTGATCTCAGCATTGGATATGGGGGAAGACGACAGCTTGTGTGGTTTTTTGGATAAAGAAGTGCTCGCCAGTTTTGATAACCCTCCCTTCCTGGATTAAAACTGGAGACATGTTTTACTCTTAAACCCTaaggttcctttttaaaaaaaaatgtattcagggaagccacacacacccctcttgtGGGTCTGTGCACAGCGCTGATTTGTGTTCACTTCTGGATTATTCCAGTGACTGATGCAGGGGTGCGACAGGCAGCCTTCTCTGCGGTTTGGAGATTCCGTTGTGTAGCAAAAGTGATGATCCAGCCATACCCAATGGGGAAAAATAGTCTTGCCACTAGCAGAGGCTGATTGGCTGGAGGTAAAAGAATTGGTGACTCATGCAGAGGTCTTGTGGGAAGTGCCCTCTCTGAAAGGGTGCTTTGTAGTTTTAAATTTTTAGTTGTTTCTCACAGTAGAGTAGTATGCCCTGGCTCATAATGTGGCTCCCGTTCACTTGGAAATTCAACTTTTGCACACATGCGTTTGTTTTATGCAAGGAGGTCTCCGGCTCACGGTCCAGGTTTTGGGCAGGAGATTAGATATGCTGGTTCCTTTCAGTTCTGATTGCAGTAGATTCAGAAACGGGAGAAGGGGCAAGCTAGTCTCACAAACAAACATCACTAAAATAATCTTTGGTCAAAAAATCCTCAGAAATTACCATTTCCCCAGCCTGTTGGACCACAAGCCACAAATAACATTTCTCAACGACTAAATTTTTCGAAATGAGATCCCATCACTTTTGTGTGTTTTGAAAATGTGATAGGGTTCTGTACTATTTAACCGGCATCATTGGTCCCTTTCAGACAAAAAAGACCAGGCTCTCTCTCTGTTCTAAGGAACCTGCAGTTTCTTCTGGGGTTCAGATCTCTCCTGACCTGCAATGAAACGAAACCTAAGAAAACCAGGCTTTAAGATTTGCATTTCTGGGGAGGCCCTTTTCTGAGGAGCTCAGGATGACATGCATATACTCCTCCCTacttcattttgtcctcacaacagccttgtgagggagGATATACTGAATGAGTGTGATTGGCTGAAAGTTATCAAGCGCAATTTATGGcttagtggggatttgaacccagctctcccTAGTTCTAGCCGGACACCCATATAGCATTCTGTCACACTGACTAAAGTCATACCCAATGGTTATTAAATCCCACTTTGTTTGCAAAATTTTGAGCTAGAAAGTCCATTAAGTCTCATTTGCTCAGATTTGGCAACACTTCTTTTTAATTTGCAAACCTGCAGTGTTCTTGCAAAGACCTGCCAGCTGAGGTTCTGCATGGCTTGATAATGCGCAGAAGCGTATGCTGAAAGCAGATCCGTTGATCAGCAAGCTATTAAACATCTGCCTTTCGGGGTGTGGGGCGGGAGGGGCAAGAATAAAACATTGGCACCCCCTCCTGCTATTGCTGGTGTGACTCCCCTTATTTTCAGCACAAAATTTCCATTGACTAGATGCAGCTTGTTTCCATGGAAGCTCTGGGGGAAGACTAGAAGAATGCTGGGACGTAGTCATAGCCTTGAATTTAAAAAAACTGACCAGAGCCAAATACTAATTAGAAATGCAATTAAGAGTTGGGGGCAGGGGTTGTGTAAGGGTGGAGGATTAGAAAACATGGCTGCAGCCTGTCTTCTCCTAAGACTTTTCCTCTGGTTGCCAGCCGAGTTATTCTCTCCCTACATCTTGAGGGCTGGTATGCCTGTGCTTTTTTAGCCTCTCTGACCACCATGCAGCAGAGCATGAAAGGGGCTGCTACTTCCAGCCAAGGATTTTTGGCACTCAGGCCAAAAGCAAAATTtcccaggggtgggtgggggaatgtGCAGGATTGGGGCTTTTGCTGgtgagggaggcagtggcagtgaTCCAACTTCACAGCCGCCTGCCCAGCATGGACTTCTTTTGCTCTTGGTTTCTGCTAGCCGTGTGTAGCATCTTCTGCAACTCTGGACCCCCTCAGTTTAATGCCTAGGGGAGACTTGCAGTTGGAGTCAGTCCCCGCCTCCTCACAAACAGCTCATCCTTTGAGGTTACCACCCTCACCCCTGGCTCTTCCTTGCACCCCCTCTTGTTCTATTCTTCTTGTCAATATGATCTGATGTGGGTTCCTATACTGGTCCTTTCCGTGGGGGTGGAGGGAAAAGCCCAGCTATTGAAATTAGTTTTGGTTGATGGTGCTTGTTCCACCTGCAGTGGATTGCATGCTCAGATTCCATGACTGAAGTAGctggaattgtgtgtgtgtgtgtgttggggggggtgtTAGGCGAGGGCTCAGTTGGATTGGTTACCAAAAAAGAAAATTGAACAGGCAAGTGGCACAAATCAGATCCCAGGCACATACAACCCCTCTCACATCATtttgtttcacacagtagccaatcAGATAGGTGTCAGAGAAGGCCTAGAAGCAGGGGGACCAAAAGCTGAAATGGCCTTCTGTTGATCACAGGTAGGCTGCCTCTGAACACTGAGGGTCCATTACTCATCAGCTGGTGACAGATTTCTCTATGGATAAAAAAAGTGACCAGCCCTCCACCCTGTGGAGGTGAGTCCCACAAATTATGTATTGTGTCTCACTCCCCTCTTGGTTTTTTTGTCCTGAAACGTTCTAGAGAATTCTAAAGCTTGCAGTCCCAAAACAAATAGGAAAATTCACAGCAGCCCAAAGTACAGCGACTCTAATGAGCATTTTCAAGATTATTACCAGCCAAATACCCACAATGCCTTGGGACTGACTGTAAAGTAGTAGTTATGGCTGTGGCTCACTTCATGCTCTCCTCTTCCTAGCCTGTTAATCACAGCAGTCTAGCCTGTTCTTGGTTGCTAGGCATGCAAATAGGTCTGAGCTGCAAATGATGAATGGCTATAGCCAATACAAGGAATCTGGTAACTTCTAAAAAGTAAGAGAAAGCAGTGATAGTTTTGCTATGCAGCTCCTAACAGGGAGGGAACCTTTCTTCATGGGGAGAAGCTGTTAATTTCCCTAAAGGCTTTCTGAATTTTTCCCAAAGATGTGTTCTGCTCACATGGGTCAagtgatggaggagtggaaggagactTCTATGCATTTAGAGCCAAGCTCCTTTGGAAGGTGGCTTGTGCCTCCAGTTCAGAAGCCGCCTCCCCTTTGGGTGCTGCTGTCCTGAGTGAATTGTTTGGTATGTTGCAGGTATAAGAGCCTGGTGACCGGGAAGCGAGCTCGGGCCCTCATCAGCATTCTCTGGCTCCTCTCCTTCAGCATTGGCCTTACACCACTGATGGGCTGGAACGAGAGAGAAACGGCCACCAAGAACTGCACAGCCTCCGGCAATGAGACCAAGAGGGGCGGCTGGGATGGCTGCCTGGTCGAGTGCCAATTTGAGAGCGTGGTCACCATGAGCTACATGGTCTACTTCAACTTCTTTGGCTGTGTCCTCCTGCCTCTCCTGATTATGATGGGCATCTACGTCAAGATCTTCACGGTGGCTTGCAAGCAGCTGCGTCAGATGGAGCTCACAGGCAAATCCCGGACTACCCTCCAGAAGGAGGTCAACGCCGCCAAGTCACTGGCCATCATTGTGGGCCTCTTTGCCTTGTGCTGGCTCCCTCTCCACGTCCTCAACTGTCTCACCTTCTTCCACATGGCTAAAAACCCCAAGTGGGCCATGAACTTGGCCATCGTTCTCTCGCATGCCAACTCGGTCATCAACCCCATCATCTATGCCTACAGGATCCGGGACTTCCGGTACACGTTCCACAGGATCCTTTCCCGATACATCTTCTGTAAGGCCGAGGACTTCCCCAAGTACCCTAATGGTGCCGGAGGCAGCCGCCACCTGGCCGTCAGCAACATCAGTGCCTCCCCCGTGTGCCTCTGAGGCCTGCTTCAGCTCCTCTGGCAAGCCTTTACAACTGGCCCAAGTTTTGTACTGTAATTTTTCAGataggttttaattttttaaaaacttttgtgCCTCTTGGAAGAATCCTACAGTTAACTTACATGCTGTCTGAGCCCCTAATGGAtcaaacttgggggggggaggacaagatgtgtgtttcttcctcaatAAAGGGAAATTTGAATTCCTGCATCCATGACAGTGACAGGTTTTCCGACTATGCTGCTGGGGTAAGGGGTTAAGTTCTTTGAAAAACTGCTCAAAAATAATTTCCAGAGGAGGAAGTAAGGGAAGATGAGGAACAGTGCGGTTTGTGAACACCCACATGGTAGCTGCTCCCCCACCTGCCAAACATAAAGGCCTGTTCCCTTCTCCTTGCCTTTGGTTTTCTTTGTAAATTTGTCATCAGTTGTTTGATGCTACTGGTATTCTCAAATGGGAAACA of Eublepharis macularius isolate TG4126 chromosome 17, MPM_Emac_v1.0, whole genome shotgun sequence contains these proteins:
- the ADORA2B gene encoding adenosine receptor A2b, with the translated sequence MTTSLAPVAHHSMDKLYIAVELGIAVLSITGNILVCWAVAINSTLKNATNYFLVSLAVADIAVGLLAIPFAITISVGFHTNFYCCLFLACFVLVLTQSSIFSLLAVAVDRYLAIKIPLRYKSLVTGKRARALISILWLLSFSIGLTPLMGWNERETATKNCTASGNETKRGGWDGCLVECQFESVVTMSYMVYFNFFGCVLLPLLIMMGIYVKIFTVACKQLRQMELTGKSRTTLQKEVNAAKSLAIIVGLFALCWLPLHVLNCLTFFHMAKNPKWAMNLAIVLSHANSVINPIIYAYRIRDFRYTFHRILSRYIFCKAEDFPKYPNGAGGSRHLAVSNISASPVCL